From the Sphingobacteruim zhuxiongii genome, the window TATGTCTATTAAACTTAGGTTGACCATTATGAACTTCCTGCAATTCTTTGTTTGGGGAGCTTGGTTAATCACGATTGCCAATTACTGGTTTGGCACTAAACAATGGGACGGAACACAATTTGGTGCTATCTTCTCGACGATGGGTATCGCGTCACTCTTTATGCCCACATTAATGGGTATTATTGCTGATCGATGGGTGAACGCGGAAAGGCTGTACATCGGATTACACTTCCTCTATGCTGTATGTTTAATTTTTCTAGCGCAAGTACAAGATCCAGGTGCATTCTTCAATGTTATGCTACTAGCTATGTGTTGTTATATGCCAACGCTGGCATTATCTAATTCAATTGCCTATACCGCATTAACCCAAGGAAATTACGATTTAATCAAAGCTTTCCCTCCAATTCGAGTATGGGGAACAGTAGGTTTTATCGCAGCAATGTGGATCACAAATTTAAGTGGTAGTAAAGCCAGTGAATTTCAATTTTACATTGCCGCTGGCGGATCCATCTTACTTAGTGTGTATTCTGTGTTTAACCTTCCTAAGTGTCCTCCACAACATCACTCGAAAGAAAATGCAAGTCTTGCGCAAGTGTTAGGTTTAGAAGCCTTTAAATTGTTCGGCAATTTTAAAATGGCAATGTTCTTCATATTTTCCATGTTTCTTGGAGCAGCGCTGCAACTTACTAACGCTTATGGTGATGTATTTTTAGACGAATTTAAGTTCTTCCCGAAATGGGTAGACTCTTTTGTCGTGGAATACTCAACCATCATCATGTCTATTTCCCAAATTTCTGAAACCTTGTTTATTCTTGCCATCCCCTTCTTTTTAAAGAAGTTCGGCATTAAACAAGTGATGTTGATTGCAATGGTGGCCTGGGTGTTACGCTTCGGCTTATTTGCCTATGGAGACCCTTCTGGCGGATTATGGATGATCATACTATCGTGTATCGTATATGGGATGGCTTTCGACTTCTTTAACATCTCGGGATCGCTATTTGTGGAAACGACAACCAACAATCAAATTCGCTCATCTGCACAGGGACTCTTTATGATGATGACGAACGGTTTTGGAGCAGTTTTAGGCTCCCGCGTCTCAGGTTGGGTTATTGATAAATACTATACGCTCTCGTTTAACGATACAAGCTCGCTAGCAGGCTTTTTAGATACGACAACAGATAATCAGTCTCTATTGAAATTCATCGCCTCTCGTGGCGTAGAAATCAGTAATGGAGTATTCGATAAAGTGATTCAATTAAAAGATTGGCAACATATCTGGGTTGCTTTTGCCTTATATACGCTAGTGGTTGCTATTTTATTTGCTATTCTTTTTAGACATAAACATCAAACAGAGTCTAACAACAATCATTAGGCTGAGTTTAATATAAAGTATAAAAACACCTATAGTAACCTAAAACTATAGGTGTTTTTATTTTGACCTAACAACAACGTTCCCTCCTTTTAGCAAGGATCACTCATTGAAATAGAAAATCAGAAAAATAAGGATACACCTATAAACGCGCTTTATTCTAAATTGAGAAAAAGTTTGGGATAGCTCGAGGAAGTGTATTGAGACTCCAACATACCGTTTATGTGCGTGCTAATTCAGTGCAACGACCTGCATAATTACTGAGTATGCAAAGTTTCTTTTTCTGTCAAATAAAAGTATTGTATAGGTCGTCAGACCATTCTAATTGAAACTAAGAATACCCTACTAAATAAAATAAATTGCAATTACACATCTAAAGAATTCTAGATTTCTTTTCAACTTTTACACCTTGAATCTTTAGGACAATTCAATAAAAAAGCCTCCAATTTCTTGGAGGCTCTAAAATATGTACTATGATTAATATTTTTTTAGCTATTTGGTCTTGATTAAAATTTGTAACCAGTCCAAGTGAACGCTGAAACATCTGCACCTTTTAGGCCGTCTTTCTTAGTAATTGTAGCATTCACATCGTTCTTGATTTTACCTTTATCTAAACCGTTAGCAGGATCAATCGTGTACTCAATAGATGTACCACCATTACCCGCTCCTTTAGCATCAGTTAAATCGATTAAATCTGCAACAGTAGTTCCTGCACCGAATTTTGCGTACGCATTTTTAATCGTTGCTTTAGCTCCTCTACGGATTTTGAAGACATCATGCATAGTTAAATTAGCGTCCGCACCTGGCGCATTGTTGATAATCGTGATGCCATTGATCGTGAAATCTGATTGATTGATATCAGTTGGTGTCTCTCCATCTAAATTACCATCTGCTTCTACACCACGTGGATCTACAGTAACTGGCAAATATTTAGCCTCTCTAATCCCATATGCATTCGTAACAGTACCAGTGTAACCTTGAGAAAAATCAAACATATCATCTGTACAGTTTACAACTAAGATGTTTGAAGCATCCACTGTACCACCGAAGAATTCAATTGCGTCATCATCTCCATAAGTTAGATAGATGTTGCTTATTTTTGTTCCCTTACCAACTCCATTTAAAGTTAAACCGTTGTGTTCAGCTTCTTGATCGATACGAGCACCTGTATATTCAATTCTAACATAGTTTAAGATACCTGAGTTATCATTTACATCATCTCCACCGAATTTAATTGCGTTATTGATTTCTGTACCTGCTTCACTCTTAGCACCTTCTTTTCTTGAGATTGGCGCTTTACCATTTAGAATGATACCACCCCAGTCTCCTTGTTTTGGAGAGGATGCACTAGATGTAAAAACGATTGGCTTTGCTGCAGTACCGTCAGCGATGATTTTACCACCTCTTTCTACTAATAAATAGATATCAGTGCCACTAGCTGCTGCCTTAATGGTTGTACCTGCAGGGATAGTTAATGTTACGCCAGAGTTGACTAAAACAGTACCTGATAACGTATATTCTACGTTGGCATCTAAAGTAGTATTTGAAGTAATATTACCTTTTAATTCTGCCTTTCCACCTGGTGTTGGTTTTACTGGCTCATCATCCGTAGAACATGCTGTGAATGCGAATGCTCCTGCTGCTAAAATTGCTAATAACTTTGTTTTCATAATCATTTAATTTCTATACAAAAGAACTTGGTTAACATAACTTACACGTTATCGGTATGTTAACTTTACATTAAAACTTATAAGATAAACCTGCACTAAAATCCATACCTCTACGATAACGCTCAACCATTAACTTAGGCGCGTCATTCGAAAACTCCATTGTTAACTCTCTATATGGATTGATGATGTTTTCCGCCTTAATCGAGAAGCCAATTTTCTTATTCACTGTTCCTCTTAGATTGAAGTCAAACGTCGGAATTCCTTTCTCCATAATATTTCCAAATCCTCTTGTTCCAATAGAGAATATGCGGTCAGAGAAATAGTTGAAAACAAATGTTGGCATAAGTTCAACTTTATTTACGTTCAGCTTATAGGTTAAATCAGCGTTTAACATTAAAGGGGATGCGCCTTCCAATTGATCAGAAGTCTTTGTAAACTGCGCAAGAGGA encodes:
- a CDS encoding nucleoside permease, whose translation is MSIKLRLTIMNFLQFFVWGAWLITIANYWFGTKQWDGTQFGAIFSTMGIASLFMPTLMGIIADRWVNAERLYIGLHFLYAVCLIFLAQVQDPGAFFNVMLLAMCCYMPTLALSNSIAYTALTQGNYDLIKAFPPIRVWGTVGFIAAMWITNLSGSKASEFQFYIAAGGSILLSVYSVFNLPKCPPQHHSKENASLAQVLGLEAFKLFGNFKMAMFFIFSMFLGAALQLTNAYGDVFLDEFKFFPKWVDSFVVEYSTIIMSISQISETLFILAIPFFLKKFGIKQVMLIAMVAWVLRFGLFAYGDPSGGLWMIILSCIVYGMAFDFFNISGSLFVETTTNNQIRSSAQGLFMMMTNGFGAVLGSRVSGWVIDKYYTLSFNDTSSLAGFLDTTTDNQSLLKFIASRGVEISNGVFDKVIQLKDWQHIWVAFALYTLVVAILFAILFRHKHQTESNNNH